A single window of Fischerella sp. PCC 9605 DNA harbors:
- a CDS encoding bifunctional serine/threonine-protein kinase/formylglycine-generating enzyme family protein, whose amino-acid sequence MQICQNPNCSNPFNADGNRFCISCGHSNFGGLLRNRYRVLRLLGEGGFSRTYAAEDVDRLNAPCVIKQFFPQVHGTSERIKAAELFKEEAFRLYELGENHLQIPRLLAYFEQGTCLYLVQEFIQGNTLSIEVQQQSFTEDKIRGILADLLPVLQFIHSRNVIHRDIKPENIIRRQTDGRLVLIDFGGAKQVTQTSLARQATVLYTLGYAPSEQMAGFACHASDLYALGVTCARLLTKCLPVTDTYGQMRDRLFDPMSCKWLWREVVQEKGISVSQDLGQILDKLLKHLASERYQSAAEVLKDLHAKKSYFTSSVVPTVPQILTPTRAQFSTTTSQSITPAFPALEAFEFATVTVDAKGRKISQNYSTAKYYAEDLGNGITMDMVAIPSGTFVMGSSEDEGDASERPQHQVSIEPFFMGKYPVTQAQWKAVAALPKIKQSLNPYPSKFKGANRPVENVSWHEAVEFCARLWKKTGRHYRLPSEAEWEYACRAGTTTPFHFGETITAEFANCSSGESSETKSNNRKETTPVGSFGIANAFGLYDMHGLVWEWCADPWHKNYYGAPGDGSVWEIGGDMHRRVLRGGSWSFTPELCRCASRSWNEADGGLRLCGFRVVAAAFGWIS is encoded by the coding sequence ATGCAAATCTGCCAAAATCCCAATTGCTCAAATCCCTTCAACGCTGATGGCAATAGGTTTTGCATTAGTTGCGGACACAGCAACTTTGGCGGATTGCTGCGAAACCGCTACCGCGTATTGAGATTATTAGGTGAAGGTGGATTTAGTAGAACTTACGCAGCAGAAGACGTTGATAGACTCAATGCTCCTTGCGTCATCAAGCAATTTTTTCCGCAAGTTCATGGAACTTCCGAACGCATCAAAGCAGCAGAATTATTCAAAGAAGAGGCTTTTCGATTATATGAACTAGGAGAAAATCATCTGCAAATTCCGAGATTGCTTGCTTACTTTGAACAAGGTACATGCTTGTATCTGGTACAAGAATTTATTCAAGGAAACACTCTTTCCATAGAAGTTCAGCAACAAAGTTTTACTGAAGACAAAATTCGAGGAATTTTAGCCGATTTATTGCCAGTTCTACAATTCATCCATTCACGCAACGTCATTCATCGCGATATCAAACCCGAAAATATTATCCGCCGTCAAACGGATGGCAGACTGGTATTAATTGATTTTGGTGGTGCTAAACAGGTAACGCAAACGAGTTTAGCCAGACAAGCCACAGTCCTTTATACACTCGGTTATGCACCTAGCGAGCAAATGGCTGGATTTGCTTGCCACGCCAGCGATCTATACGCTTTGGGTGTAACTTGTGCGCGGCTTTTGACTAAATGTTTGCCTGTAACAGATACTTATGGACAGATGCGCGATCGCCTTTTTGATCCCATGAGTTGCAAATGGTTATGGCGAGAAGTTGTGCAAGAAAAAGGCATTAGTGTTAGCCAAGATTTAGGGCAAATTCTGGATAAATTACTCAAACATTTAGCATCAGAAAGGTATCAATCAGCGGCAGAAGTTCTCAAAGATTTACATGCGAAAAAATCTTATTTTACATCTTCTGTTGTCCCAACTGTACCGCAAATTCTCACGCCTACCCGAGCGCAATTCTCTACAACAACCTCACAATCAATCACACCTGCATTTCCTGCCTTGGAAGCGTTTGAATTTGCAACGGTAACAGTAGACGCCAAAGGTAGGAAAATTAGTCAGAACTATAGTACAGCTAAGTACTATGCAGAAGATTTGGGAAATGGGATAACTATGGATATGGTAGCTATCCCCAGCGGTACTTTCGTGATGGGTTCAAGTGAAGATGAAGGAGATGCAAGCGAACGTCCGCAACATCAAGTCAGCATTGAACCTTTTTTTATGGGTAAATATCCTGTTACACAAGCACAGTGGAAGGCAGTAGCAGCTTTACCCAAAATCAAACAATCTTTGAATCCCTATCCATCGAAATTCAAAGGTGCAAATCGACCAGTAGAAAATGTATCTTGGCACGAAGCGGTAGAATTTTGTGCACGACTGTGGAAAAAAACTGGACGACATTATCGTTTACCCAGCGAAGCCGAATGGGAATATGCTTGTCGTGCTGGTACAACAACACCTTTCCACTTTGGTGAAACAATTACTGCTGAGTTCGCAAATTGTAGTAGCGGCGAATCTTCAGAAACAAAGAGCAACAACCGCAAAGAAACAACACCTGTAGGCAGTTTTGGTATAGCAAATGCCTTTGGATTGTATGATATGCATGGGTTAGTTTGGGAATGGTGCGCTGACCCTTGGCATAAAAATTACTATGGTGCTCCTGGTGATGGAAGCGTCTGGGAAATTGGCGGAGATATGCATCGCCGGGTACTGCGGGGTGGTTCTTGGAGTTTTACTCCTGAACTTTGTCGTTGCGCCA
- a CDS encoding ABC transporter permease, with the protein MNVSISQSTKKPRVLSWQAVFSLITFVFMYLPILVLAFYSFNQSPYSATWQGFTLDWYRHLFSDERILLALKNSLIVAFSAVGISAVLGTLMAVGLARYQFPGKALYRGISYLPLIIPDIAIAVATLVFLAAFAIPLSIWTIIAVHIVFCLAYVGLVVSSRLTNLNPHLEEAALDLGATPVQAFTKVLLPQLMPGIIAGCLLAFVLSLDDFLIATFTASSGASTLPMEIFSRIRTGVKPDINALSVILILVSAIIAFVAELIRASSEKNSH; encoded by the coding sequence ATGAACGTGAGTATATCTCAATCAACAAAAAAACCGCGTGTCTTATCCTGGCAAGCGGTTTTCTCGTTAATTACATTTGTTTTCATGTACCTGCCAATCTTGGTACTTGCCTTTTACAGTTTCAATCAGTCGCCTTATAGTGCCACATGGCAAGGTTTTACTTTAGATTGGTATCGCCATTTATTCAGCGATGAACGGATTTTATTAGCATTGAAAAACAGTTTAATCGTAGCTTTTAGTGCCGTAGGTATTTCAGCAGTGCTGGGAACTTTGATGGCTGTAGGATTGGCGCGTTATCAATTTCCGGGTAAAGCGTTGTATCGCGGTATTTCTTACCTACCCTTGATTATTCCTGATATTGCGATCGCCGTAGCCACCTTAGTTTTTCTGGCAGCATTTGCTATTCCTTTGAGTATATGGACTATTATCGCAGTGCATATAGTATTCTGTCTCGCCTACGTTGGTTTAGTTGTTTCATCCAGGCTAACTAACTTAAATCCCCATCTAGAAGAAGCTGCACTAGACTTAGGAGCTACACCAGTGCAAGCTTTCACAAAAGTATTATTACCCCAGTTAATGCCTGGTATCATCGCTGGGTGTCTGTTGGCATTTGTCCTGAGTTTGGATGACTTTCTCATCGCCACTTTCACTGCTAGCAGTGGCGCCAGTACCCTACCAATGGAAATTTTCAGCCGCATCAGAACAGGAGTCAAACCCGATATTAACGCCCTCAGCGTCATCTTGATTTTAGTATCTGCAATCATCGCTTTTGTCGCTGAATTGATTCGCGCTTCATCTGAAAAAAATAGTCATTAG